The Agromyces sp. G08B096 DNA window AAGACGCTGTCGCGCACCCGCCACCGGCTGATGGTGCGCTCGGTGCGGGTCGGATGCGCCCCGAACGCCCTCGCGTCCATCGCGAGGGCGACCCGCTCGGCGTGCCGGATCGCGCTCGCGAGCAGCGGGATCGCCAGACCCACGGTGCGGCGCGCCCAGGCGACTGGTCCGCGGCCGTGGTCGGTGCCGCGCACCCGGTGCGCGGCACGGATGACCTCGAGCTCGTGGCCGAAGCGCGGCACGAAGCGAAGCGCCGCGAGGGCCGTGTATCCGATGCGGTACGGCACCCGGAGGTTCTGCACGAGCGCGCGGACGAGCTCGGGGCCGCCCGTGGTGAGCCCGGCGATGAGCGAGAGCATCACGAGCGCCGCGATGCGCACGGCCGTCGCGACGCCGACGAGGTACGCGGCGAGCGTGAACCGCCAGTCGCCCACGTACGCGAGCACCACGGATGCTCCGGGCGCGTCGACCGGGATGCGGGCCGGGTCGACCCACACGCCGAAGCTCAGGCCGAGCAGGGCGACCAGCACCGGCGTGCCGACGACGAGCGCGACGACGGCGCGCGGGCGCAGGCTCGCCCCGACCAGGATGAGCAGGAGCGCGCCGATGAGGATCGCCGCCGGGATCGGCACGCCGCGCGTGAAGATCAGCGCCACCATGACCGGCAGCGGCGCCGCGAGCTTCGCGAGCGGGTTCAGCGCATGCAGGAACCGGCCGCGCGCGGGCCGGCGCTCGGCGAACGGGTCGATGGCGCCGGTGGAGCCCGCCCCCGGAGCGGCGGCCGCCGGCGAACCGGCGACCGGCGTGGATGCGGTGCGCGCTGCCCCGCTCACGCCGCCGCCTCCGAGGAGCGCGGCAGCTGCGACATCCGCGTCACCGTGCGCCACGCGGGATGGTTCGCGAGTCCGCGCGTCGCCCGCGCGAGCGGGGGATGCCGCAACCCGGCCTGCTCGATGAGCGGGCCAGCCAGCACCTCCGCCGTGGGGCCGGCACCGAGCAGCCGCCCCTCCGCCATCACGGCCGTGCGCGTCGCGTGGTCGGCGACGAGCTGGAGGTCGTGCGTCACCACGACGATCGTGGTGCCCTGCTCGTTCAGGTCGCGGAGCATGGCGAGGAGTTCGGAGGCCCGCTCGCGGTCCTGTCCGAAGGTCGGCTCATCCAGCGCGAGCACGGGGGCCCCGGCCACGAGCGCCGTGCCGACCGACAGGCGTCGCTTCTGGCCGCCCGAGAGGAGGAACGGGTGCTGTCCGGCCAGCCCGTCGAGTCCGAAGCGGCGGAGCATCCCCTCGACGACGGCCGCCCGCTCGCCTTCCGCGACGCCCTGCACGAGGAGCCCGACCTCGAGCTCCTCGGCGACCGTGCCCGCGACGAACTGGTGCTCGGGGTTCTGGAACACGAAGCCGATACGGCGGCTGCGCTCGCGGGCGTCGGCCCGCACCGGGTCGAGTCCGAGCACGTCGATGGCGCCCGCCGGGGCGGGAATCACTCCGGCGATGGCCTGCAGCAGGCTCGTCTTGCCCGCGCCGTTCGTGCCCACGATGGCGAGGAACTCGCCCGCCTGCACGTCGAGGTCGACGTCGTGCACGACGACGGGGCCTCGCCGTCCGCCCCGCTGCACCGAGAGTCCGCGGACCCGGATGGCCGGGTCGCCGGCCGCCCGGTCGCCGGCCGCCCCGACGTCGGTCGCGGTCGGGTTCGTCGCCGTGCCGGTCGCCCCGTCGCTCAGCGGCGCCGGGAGGGAGGCCCGCGCGTCGAGCGCCTCGGCGAGCTCCGACGGCGTGAGCGGCAGGGGCTCGAGCAGGACGCCGGCCTCGCGGAGCCGCAGCGCGGCGAGCGTCGACACGGGCAGCCACACGCCGAGAGCGAGGAGCTCGTCGGCCCGCTGCTGCAGCACCTCGCGGGCCGGCCCGTCGACCACGAGCCGGCCGGCGCGGTCGAGCACCACGACGCGGTCGACGAGGTCGACCGCCGCGTCGAGGTTGTGCTCGACCAGGACGATGGCGTGGTCGCGCTCGCTCGCGAGCTCGCGCAGCACCGCGTACACCTCGTCGATGCCCGCGGGATCGAGGTTCGCCGTGGGCTCGTCGAGCACGAGAACCGGCGAGGCCATCGCGAGCGCGCAGGCGATGGCAAGGCGCTGACGGCCGCCCCCTGAGAGGCGGTCGGGGTTCTCGTGCCGGCGCTCCCAGAGCCCGACGAGCTTGAGCGCGCGCTCCGCCCGAGCGAGCACCTCCTCCGCAGGCACGAGCTGGTTCTCAGGGCCGAAGGCGACCTCGTCGAGCAGCGTCCCGGTGACGACCTGCGCATCGGGGTCCTGGAAGACCATCGCGACGTGCTCGCTCAGCACCCCGACCGGGTGGTCGCGGCTGTCGAGCCCCGCGATGCGCACGGTGCCCTCGACCTCGGCCGGCACCGCGTGCGGGATGAGGCCGTCGAGGGCGAGCGTGAGCGTCGACTTGCCGCACCCCGACGGGCCGAGGATCAGCACGACCTCACCCGGTCGCACCTCGAGGCTCACGCCGTCGGGTGTCGACGCGCTCGCGCCCTCGTGTCGGATGCCGACGCGGTCCAGCGCGAGCAGCGGCTCGGCGTGGGCGTCGGTGGTCATGGCGGTCCCGGGCGGTGGCGCCGGCGGGTGCGCCGGCGGCGAGGCATCCGGTGCTGGACCGGCTTAGGCTAGCCTAACCTCGTTTGCCGGCCGGCACCGCCGGCCCGGCGTTCAGAGCCGCTCGGCGATGACCGCGGCGGCCGAGAGCCACGCGTCGCGCGTCTCCTCGGAGAGTGCGTCGAAGTCGATCGGGCCGCCGTCGACCAGCGCCGGGTCGAACGGCACCTGCGTGACGGCCGACGTGACCTGGCTGAAGTGCGACTCGAGCCGGTCCGTCAGCCGCGGGTCGGGCTTCGCCGAGGGGGCCGCGAGGATCGTGACCGCCTCGTCGACCTTCTGCCCGAAGCCCTTCTCGCGGAGGCCGTCGAGCAGCCAGGCCGCGCTCGCCGCGGTGTCCTCGCGGACCGTCGACACGATGACGAGCTGGTCGGCCGCCGCCACCGAGGCCACCCAGTTCGAGGCGCGCATGTTGTTGCCCGTGTCGATGAGGATGAGCCGGTAGTAGCGGGCGAGCATCGCGTGCAGGCGGTCGAACGCGGCCGCATCGATCGTCGACGAGGCCGCGGCATCCTCATCGGAGGCGAGCACGTCGAAGCGGGCGTCCACCTGCGTGCGCACGTACGCGTCGAGCCGGGCGAGGCTCGCGCTGCCCGCGTCGGCGAAGCTGTCGAGGTCTTCGAGCAGGTCGACCGCGGTCCGGTGATGCGGCGCGTGCTGGGCGCGCCAGCCGAGCGTTCCGCGGGTCTCGTTGTTGTCCCAGGCGAGCGTCGAACCGCCCCGCAGGGTGCCGAACGTCGCCGCGAGCAGCAGCGTGCTCGTCGTCTTGTGCGCCCCGCCCTTGGGGTTCAGGATCACGATCGTGCGCGACCCGTCGAGCCGGCGCTGCACCTTCCGTTCGCGTTCGAGCCGCGAGCGCTCGGCGCGGCTCGGTGTGGGGGAGATGACGCCGCCCGTGGCGCGCCTCACGGCTCCGCGCCAGCCGGTCGTCGCGCGGTCCCGACGCGGTCGGCTGCGCGAGTTCAGCAGGTCGTCGACGGTGGGCTTCGGGGCGGCCGAGGCGACCGGCCGGCCGGCCGGAACCGGGTCCGCGACGGGTGCGGCGGCAACCGGCGCCGCCGGGGCGGGGGCCGCAGCCGCAGCGACGGGCGGCGCGACCGCCGAGACCGGCGGGGCCGCCACGGGAGCGGCCGCCGGCACCGGCGCACCGGGCAGGGGCGGCAGGCCGGCTCCGCCGGTCGGCGAGGCGAAGCCGAGCTGGTCGGCCGGAAGCGGCTCGGGCGCCGGCGGCGCGGGCTCGGCGACCGTGCCGTCGGGGTGCACCACGAGGGGCCACCGCGACGAGCCCTCGACGAGCGTCGCCGTCACGGGATGTCCCGCCGAGGCGGCCAGGAGGCGCACCGCCTCGACGACGCGGTCGCGCAGCGCATCGCCGTTGGCCGCCATGAGGTGCTCGATCTCGCCGTCGAGGTGCACCTCCGCGGCGGTGCTCGACCGAAGATAGACGGTCGCCTGACTCGGGGTGGTGGTCACAACAGCTCCTCACGTGCTCGCACGGGCGGGTGGGGAGCGCGGCGCCTCACCGGCCCGGGTGCCGTGCGTCGCTCCCGGGCGTCCGCGCATGCGCGCTCCATCCCCCGGTCAACGAGCGTACCGGGAGCGCCCGAGCGGCCGCTGAGAGCGGGTCCGGTGCGATAAGCGACGCGGACGCCCGAGCGGCCGCCGTGAGCGGGCCGGTGTGACGAGCGGCGCCGGCGCGGGGAGCGGTCCGGCGCGGAACGCGCCCGCCGTCAGCCGACCGGGGTCTGCAGCCGCAGCCGCGCCGCCGCGACCTGGGCCTCGAGCTCCTCGGCGATCAGCTCGAACGTGTCGTAGCCGGCGATCGCCCGGGCCAGCGCTCGAGCTCGGTCGCGGTAGTCGCGGTCGGCGAGGATCCGAGCGACCGCATCGCCGACGGCGCGCGGCGTCGGAGTGCCGGTGCGGAGGTTCACGCCGACGCCCGCCCACTCGGCTCGCGCCGAGACCTCGGGCTTGTCCTCGGTCTCGCCGGCGGCGACGATCGGCACCCCGAAGCTGAGGGCGTACTGGGTGCCGCCGAAGCCGGCGTTGGTCACGAAGACGTCGGTCTTCGGGAAGAGCAGGTCGTACGGCAGGAACTCGGCCGCGCGCGCGTTCGCCGGCAGCTCGCCGAGCTCGGCGACCGGGCGGCCGCCCGTGGAGACCACGACGAGCACGTCGAGATCGGCCAGGGCGTCGAGCGTCGGCCGGACGAGCCGCCCGAAATCGCGGTTGTCGATCGTCCCCTGGGTGACGTGCACGACCGGTCGGTCGGCGCGGTCGAGCTCGTCCCACCAGGTCGGCAGCGCCGCGGCGACCGGGGCGGGCGGCAGCACGGTGCCCGCGAATCTGACGTTCGGCGACAGATCGTGCCGCGGGTATTCGAACTCGGCGGCGGACAACTGCAGGAACCGGTCGAAGCGGCGCGAGAAGTCGAGCACGAAGGCGTCGAGCGCGGGCCGGCCGAGTGAGCGGAGCACGTCGTCGGCGAGGCGTTGCGTGCGGCGGAAGACGACGCGCTGCACGAGCAGGTTGAGCGCGCGGTTCCGCAGACGGCCGGCCGGGCTCGCGTTCGGGCGGAGCCCCAGGCCGTAGGGCGCGACGTCCGTGCTCGACTGGCTGAGCGGCACGACGCCGACCGCGATGATCGGCGGCCGGCTCGTCGGGTCGTCGAGCAGCAGGGGGACGGCGCCCGCGAAGGCGGCCTCGACGATGACGGCGTCGGGGGAGAGTTGGGCGATCGCCTCCTCGAGTGCCCGCGTCTGATCGGGGATGGGACGGATGAACACGGTCTGGATGTCGTATTCGAGTTTGGCGACGCCGCGGTGCCGGTCCCGCTCCGGGAGGTGATCGTGCATCTGCCGGTCGTCGTAGTCGGCGAGGCCGCCGAGCGGCAGGTGCCGGGCGCCGGCCTCTTCGACGCTCGCACGGAACCGCGAACCGGTGAGGACGGCGACGTCGTGGCCGCGGGCGGCGAGGTCGCGGGCGATCGCGACGATGGGGCCGACATGGCCCTGGATGGGGTTGGCGCAGAGGAGGTAGGTGGACATGACGAGCGACCGTAGTGACGCTGAGGATGCCTCGACAAGAGAATCCGGCGCCGTTCAGGGCCAGCCCGTCGCGGTTTCAGTGGCAGCACCGAGAGTCCGGGAATGTCCAGGTCAGACCGGGTGTTGTACCAATGTCCGGACGGATCTGACTCCCGTCCGCGAAGGGAGGAGCCCGTGGGCATCCACTACGTCGAGTTCGAGGACGACGCCGGGGTGCTGCGGCGGTACCGCAAGCACCCGAACGGCCGCGGCCTCGTCGCGACGACTGCGAAGGTCGACCCGACCGCCTTCGTCGACCCGACCGCCTACGTCGACCCCGGCGCCGAGGTGCAGCCGCACGCGACCATCGGCCCCGGCGGCTGGGTCGATCGCGATGCGATCGTCGCCGAGCGCGCCACGATCGGGGTCAACGCGCACGTCGGCCGCCGAGCCGTCGTCGGCCGCAACGCCATCGTCGGCCCCTACGCCGAGATCGGCGCGGACGCGCGCATCCAGAACGGCGCTCGCGTGCCCCGCGAGCAGGTCGTCGAGGCGGGCGGCGAGTACCGCGCGTCGAACGACGACCTGCGCCGGCTCGGCCTCGCGGCCTGAGCCGTCGCGCGAAGCACAGCAGGATGCCCCGGGCCAGATGCCCGGGGCATCGTCGTATCGGGGCGACTCAGCTCGCCGGGGCGACTCAGCTCGCCGGGGCGACTCAGCTCGCGAGGGCGCCCGCGAGCAGCTCGAGCGTCTGCACGCGACCAGGCGTGGCATCCGCGGGTTCCGCCTCGTACGTCCCGCCGATCGGGACGACCATGATCTCGTCGACGCCGTGGCGCTCGGCGAGGCGACGGAGCTCGGCGGCCGAGGCATCCGGGTCGCCGATGATCCAGCGTCGCCGCATGCCGGCGATGACCTCCTCACCGATCGAGTCGCGGGGCGCGGCGAGCGCCTCCTCGACCGTCTCGAGCGGGCGCATGGGCTTGTTCGTGCGCAGCCTCGCCATGGAGTGCAGCTGCGGCAGCGCCCGGTCGGCCGCCTCCTCGGCGGTCGGGGCGACCGAGGCGTTGACGGTCAGGAACGTCTCGGGTGCGGGATGCGCCTCGCTCGGCCGGTACTCGGTGCGGTACAGCTCGAGCGCCCGCTCAAGGCCCTCGCCCGAGAAGTGGTTCGCGAAGACGTACGGCAGGCCGAGCTCGGCGGCGAGCTTCGCGGAGTAGTCGCTCGAGCCCAGCAGCCACAGCGTGGGCGTCGCCTGCGCGGCCGGCGTCGCGGTGATCGGGTACTCGCGTCCGCTGGTGAGGCGCAGCGTCGCGCCGTCGGGGGAGAGGAGGCTCAGGATGTCGGCGATGTGGTCGGGGAACCGGTCGACGTCGGCCGTCGGCCCCGAGATGCGCAGCAGCTGCGTGATGACGGGGTCGCTGCCCGGCGCGCGCCCGATGCCGAGATCGATGCGCCCGGGCGCCAGCGCCTCGAGCGCCGCGAACTGCTCGGCGACGACGAGCGGGGCGTGGTTCGGCAGCATGACGCCGCCCGAGCCGACGCGGATCCGCTCGGTCTTCGCCGCGATCGCGGCGATGAGCACGGGCGGGGTCGTCGACGCGACGGCGGGCATGTTGTGGTGCTCGGCGAACCAGTAGCGCTCGAAGCCGAGGCGATCGGCCGCGCGCGCGAGCGCGACGGACGAGGCGACGGCGTCGGCCGAGGTCTGCCCGGTCCGCACCGGGATGAGGTCGAGTACGGACAGGCGGGGCGTCGTGGTCATCCACATGGGCAACGGCTCGACCGCCGGCCCTATTCCGGAGGGGGCGGGAGAACCCTGAGGCGATCGGCGGGAGCGCCCTGACGCGCCGGATCGGCGCCGCCGCTCCAATGGTGGGGCGTCGTGCGCGTCGCGGGGACTCCCGCGGCCGTCGAGCAGCCCGAGTGCGCCGGCCCGCGACGAGACCCCGAAAGGATCCAGCAGAGTGAACACCCCTGTGCCCGCCGGCGCCGAGCCGGCACTCCGCGACGACGAGTCGCGCGCCGATCACATCGCCCCCGTCATCCCGCTCGCCGACACCACGACGAACGGCGCGGATGTCTCCACCCTGAGCCTCCGCGAGGCGCTCGCACTCCTCGCCTCCCGCCTCGACGGCCGGCTCGCGATCCCGGGCGACCCCGGCTGGGACGAGGCGCGCTCCGCGTGGAACCTCACCGTCGACCAGCGGCCCGTCGCCGTCGTCGTGGCGGCCTCGGCCGCCGACGTGGTCCGCACCGTCGAGACCGCCCGCGACGTCGGGCTCTCCGTCGCGCCGCAGGCGACCGGCCACAACGCGGCGCCACTCGCCGCCGACCACGGGCTCGCCGACGCGATCCTGCTCCGCACGCACGAGCTGCGCGGCGTGGAGGTCGACCCCGACGCGCGCGTCGCCCGCGTGGAGGCCGGAGCCCTCTGGGGCGACGTCGTCGCCGCGGTCGCGCCGCACGGGCTCACCGCGCTCGCCGGGTCGTCGCACGACGTCGGCGTCGTCGGGTACACGCTCGGCGGCGGCGTCTCGTGGCTCGCGCGCTCGCACGGGCTCGCGGCCAACCACGTGCTGTCGATCGAGCTCGTGACCGCCGAAGGGCACCTGCGCCGCGTCGACGCCGAGCAGGACCCGAGCCTATTCTGGGCCCTGCGCGGCGGCGGCGGAGACTTCGGCATCGTCACCGCGATGGAGTTCCGGCTGCACGAGGTGGCCGACGTCACGGCGGGCATGCTGCTCTTCCCCGTCGAGCGCGCGGAGGAGGTCCTGCAGGCCTGGCGTGAGTGGACCACGACCGCGCCGGCCTCCGCGATGAGCGTCGGGCGCGTGCTGCACCTGCCCCCGCTGCCCGAGCTGCCGCCCTTCCTCTCGGGACGCTCGGTCGTCGTCGTCGAAGCGGTCGTGCAGGAGTCGCCCGACCGGGCCGACGGCCTGCTCGCGCCCCTGCGCGCGCTCGGCGCGGAGCTCGAC harbors:
- a CDS encoding energy-coupling factor transporter transmembrane component T, whose product is MSGAARTASTPVAGSPAAAAPGAGSTGAIDPFAERRPARGRFLHALNPLAKLAAPLPVMVALIFTRGVPIPAAILIGALLLILVGASLRPRAVVALVVGTPVLVALLGLSFGVWVDPARIPVDAPGASVVLAYVGDWRFTLAAYLVGVATAVRIAALVMLSLIAGLTTGGPELVRALVQNLRVPYRIGYTALAALRFVPRFGHELEVIRAAHRVRGTDHGRGPVAWARRTVGLAIPLLASAIRHAERVALAMDARAFGAHPTRTERTISRWRVRDSVFVVVFWAFAALVYWWGLTVGFGALSPDSSGVRA
- a CDS encoding ABC transporter ATP-binding protein; translation: MTTDAHAEPLLALDRVGIRHEGASASTPDGVSLEVRPGEVVLILGPSGCGKSTLTLALDGLIPHAVPAEVEGTVRIAGLDSRDHPVGVLSEHVAMVFQDPDAQVVTGTLLDEVAFGPENQLVPAEEVLARAERALKLVGLWERRHENPDRLSGGGRQRLAIACALAMASPVLVLDEPTANLDPAGIDEVYAVLRELASERDHAIVLVEHNLDAAVDLVDRVVVLDRAGRLVVDGPAREVLQQRADELLALGVWLPVSTLAALRLREAGVLLEPLPLTPSELAEALDARASLPAPLSDGATGTATNPTATDVGAAGDRAAGDPAIRVRGLSVQRGGRRGPVVVHDVDLDVQAGEFLAIVGTNGAGKTSLLQAIAGVIPAPAGAIDVLGLDPVRADARERSRRIGFVFQNPEHQFVAGTVAEELEVGLLVQGVAEGERAAVVEGMLRRFGLDGLAGQHPFLLSGGQKRRLSVGTALVAGAPVLALDEPTFGQDRERASELLAMLRDLNEQGTTIVVVTHDLQLVADHATRTAVMAEGRLLGAGPTAEVLAGPLIEQAGLRHPPLARATRGLANHPAWRTVTRMSQLPRSSEAAA
- a CDS encoding chromosome partitioning protein, yielding MTTTPSQATVYLRSSTAAEVHLDGEIEHLMAANGDALRDRVVEAVRLLAASAGHPVTATLVEGSSRWPLVVHPDGTVAEPAPPAPEPLPADQLGFASPTGGAGLPPLPGAPVPAAAPVAAPPVSAVAPPVAAAAAPAPAAPVAAAPVADPVPAGRPVASAAPKPTVDDLLNSRSRPRRDRATTGWRGAVRRATGGVISPTPSRAERSRLERERKVQRRLDGSRTIVILNPKGGAHKTTSTLLLAATFGTLRGGSTLAWDNNETRGTLGWRAQHAPHHRTAVDLLEDLDSFADAGSASLARLDAYVRTQVDARFDVLASDEDAAASSTIDAAAFDRLHAMLARYYRLILIDTGNNMRASNWVASVAAADQLVIVSTVREDTAASAAWLLDGLREKGFGQKVDEAVTILAAPSAKPDPRLTDRLESHFSQVTSAVTQVPFDPALVDGGPIDFDALSEETRDAWLSAAAVIAERL
- a CDS encoding nucleotide disphospho-sugar-binding domain-containing protein gives rise to the protein MSTYLLCANPIQGHVGPIVAIARDLAARGHDVAVLTGSRFRASVEEAGARHLPLGGLADYDDRQMHDHLPERDRHRGVAKLEYDIQTVFIRPIPDQTRALEEAIAQLSPDAVIVEAAFAGAVPLLLDDPTSRPPIIAVGVVPLSQSSTDVAPYGLGLRPNASPAGRLRNRALNLLVQRVVFRRTQRLADDVLRSLGRPALDAFVLDFSRRFDRFLQLSAAEFEYPRHDLSPNVRFAGTVLPPAPVAAALPTWWDELDRADRPVVHVTQGTIDNRDFGRLVRPTLDALADLDVLVVVSTGGRPVAELGELPANARAAEFLPYDLLFPKTDVFVTNAGFGGTQYALSFGVPIVAAGETEDKPEVSARAEWAGVGVNLRTGTPTPRAVGDAVARILADRDYRDRARALARAIAGYDTFELIAEELEAQVAAARLRLQTPVG
- a CDS encoding transferase → MGIHYVEFEDDAGVLRRYRKHPNGRGLVATTAKVDPTAFVDPTAYVDPGAEVQPHATIGPGGWVDRDAIVAERATIGVNAHVGRRAVVGRNAIVGPYAEIGADARIQNGARVPREQVVEAGGEYRASNDDLRRLGLAA
- a CDS encoding LLM class flavin-dependent oxidoreductase, whose protein sequence is MTTTPRLSVLDLIPVRTGQTSADAVASSVALARAADRLGFERYWFAEHHNMPAVASTTPPVLIAAIAAKTERIRVGSGGVMLPNHAPLVVAEQFAALEALAPGRIDLGIGRAPGSDPVITQLLRISGPTADVDRFPDHIADILSLLSPDGATLRLTSGREYPITATPAAQATPTLWLLGSSDYSAKLAAELGLPYVFANHFSGEGLERALELYRTEYRPSEAHPAPETFLTVNASVAPTAEEAADRALPQLHSMARLRTNKPMRPLETVEEALAAPRDSIGEEVIAGMRRRWIIGDPDASAAELRRLAERHGVDEIMVVPIGGTYEAEPADATPGRVQTLELLAGALAS
- a CDS encoding FAD-binding oxidoreductase, whose protein sequence is MNTPVPAGAEPALRDDESRADHIAPVIPLADTTTNGADVSTLSLREALALLASRLDGRLAIPGDPGWDEARSAWNLTVDQRPVAVVVAASAADVVRTVETARDVGLSVAPQATGHNAAPLAADHGLADAILLRTHELRGVEVDPDARVARVEAGALWGDVVAAVAPHGLTALAGSSHDVGVVGYTLGGGVSWLARSHGLAANHVLSIELVTAEGHLRRVDAEQDPSLFWALRGGGGDFGIVTAMEFRLHEVADVTAGMLLFPVERAEEVLQAWREWTTTAPASAMSVGRVLHLPPLPELPPFLSGRSVVVVEAVVQESPDRADGLLAPLRALGAELDTFHPQPTAELLALHMDPPEPSPGFGDGMTLDELTPEAVRAFVGAVGGASGTALMTIEIRHLGGVLRPAAAYRAAAGFAVPAPGATAGFDAEYLVFAGGMALPGMEDALVRSLGRLFSAIEPWRADVEYLNFAEHRRDPRRLFGDRLERLREIKRAVDPTGVIRSNHPVR